The proteins below come from a single Chryseobacterium bernardetii genomic window:
- the pncB gene encoding nicotinate phosphoribosyltransferase has product MNDVRLNSILDNDFYKITMQNAVVKLFPSSIVKYEFINRGKHHFPEGFDVALREAVNKMAELKLTKDEKKFMARTCPYIDLPYLDFLEGYHYDPSEVKIRQEGGDLSVIVEGLWYRTILWEVPLLALISELHYDMNHMERDSNEVVMSKTIEKADSLGRLGVTFAEFGTRRRHSYKVQNLVMEALTQKKDSTFIGSSNVHFAMKYGVKPIGTHAHEWFMFHAAEYGFKMANELALEHWVDVYRGDLGVALSDTYTTDVFFQQFDKKFAKLFDGVRHDSGDALEFADKTIAHYQKNGINPMFKYIIFSDALNLEKVEEITNYCRGKIGISFGIGTNLTNDVGLKPMNIVMKLIGVQAPNKEWIPTVKLSDEHGKYTGDPKMIELAKEFLRIKD; this is encoded by the coding sequence ATGAATGACGTAAGACTCAACTCTATCCTGGATAACGATTTCTATAAAATAACCATGCAAAATGCAGTGGTAAAACTATTCCCAAGTTCTATTGTTAAATATGAATTTATTAACAGAGGAAAACACCATTTTCCTGAAGGTTTTGATGTGGCCTTAAGGGAAGCTGTTAATAAAATGGCTGAACTGAAACTTACTAAGGATGAAAAGAAATTCATGGCAAGAACATGTCCTTATATTGATCTTCCTTATCTGGATTTCCTGGAGGGCTACCATTATGATCCTTCTGAAGTGAAAATCCGCCAGGAAGGCGGAGACCTTTCCGTAATTGTTGAAGGGCTGTGGTACAGAACCATTCTTTGGGAAGTTCCATTACTGGCATTAATCAGTGAATTGCACTATGACATGAACCATATGGAAAGAGATTCCAATGAAGTGGTAATGAGCAAAACTATTGAGAAGGCAGATTCGTTAGGCAGGCTTGGAGTAACATTTGCTGAGTTCGGAACCAGAAGAAGACATTCCTATAAGGTACAGAATCTGGTAATGGAAGCCTTAACGCAGAAAAAGGACTCAACTTTTATCGGAAGCTCCAATGTTCATTTTGCGATGAAGTACGGGGTAAAACCTATCGGAACTCATGCTCATGAATGGTTTATGTTCCATGCTGCTGAATATGGTTTCAAAATGGCTAATGAACTGGCTTTGGAGCATTGGGTGGATGTATACAGAGGTGATCTGGGGGTAGCTCTTTCCGACACGTATACTACGGATGTTTTCTTCCAGCAGTTCGATAAAAAATTCGCAAAATTATTTGACGGTGTACGTCATGACAGTGGTGATGCGTTGGAGTTTGCTGATAAAACCATTGCCCACTATCAAAAAAACGGCATTAACCCTATGTTTAAATATATCATTTTCTCTGATGCATTAAATCTTGAAAAAGTAGAGGAAATCACTAACTACTGCAGAGGAAAAATAGGGATCTCCTTTGGAATAGGAACCAACCTAACAAATGATGTGGGATTAAAACCAATGAACATTGTAATGAAACTTATCGGAGTACAGGCTCCTAATAAGGAATGGATCCCTACTGTAAAACTTTCTGATGAACATGGAAAATATACAGGAGATCCAAAAATGATAGAGCTGGCTAAGGAGTTTTTGAGAATAAAAGATTAA
- a CDS encoding Dps family protein, translating to MKNASIIGLKEADCKKIAEKLNVLLANYSVFYQNTRGSHWNIKGDQFFTLHPKFEELYNSLVLKIDEIAERILTLGATPAHNYSDYLKVATIKESKEVTDGTKSVEQILSSFKVVIDLQRELLDITDQAGDEGTNSQMSDYITEQEKEVWMYNSYLGK from the coding sequence ATGAAAAACGCAAGTATTATAGGACTTAAAGAAGCCGACTGCAAAAAAATAGCAGAAAAATTAAATGTACTTTTAGCCAATTACTCTGTATTCTATCAGAACACAAGAGGTTCCCACTGGAACATTAAAGGAGATCAGTTTTTCACACTTCACCCGAAATTTGAAGAACTTTACAATAGCTTAGTTTTAAAAATTGATGAAATTGCAGAAAGAATCCTGACATTGGGAGCCACTCCTGCGCACAACTACTCTGATTATTTAAAAGTAGCCACCATTAAAGAAAGCAAGGAGGTAACTGACGGAACTAAAAGTGTTGAGCAAATCCTTAGCTCGTTCAAAGTAGTAATTGATCTTCAGAGAGAGCTTTTAGATATTACAGACCAGGCTGGTGACGAAGGTACCAATTCTCAGATGAGCGACTATATTACTGAGCAGGAGAAAGAAGTTTGGATGTACAATTCTTATTTGGGGAAATAA
- the rpsL gene encoding 30S ribosomal protein S12 yields MPTIQQLVRKGRATLAKKSKSAALDSCPQRRGVCTRVYTTTPKKPNSALRKVARVRLSNGKEVNAYIPGEGHNLQEHSIVLVRGGRVKDLPGVRYHIVRGALDTAGVNGRTQRRSKYGAKRPKPGQAAAAPAKGKKK; encoded by the coding sequence ATGCCTACTATTCAACAATTAGTAAGAAAAGGAAGAGCCACGCTTGCCAAGAAGAGCAAATCGGCTGCCCTTGATTCTTGTCCACAAAGACGTGGAGTATGTACGAGAGTATATACTACTACACCTAAGAAACCTAACTCTGCACTTAGAAAAGTAGCAAGGGTAAGACTTTCTAACGGTAAAGAAGTTAACGCCTATATCCCGGGCGAAGGACATAATCTTCAAGAGCACTCGATAGTATTGGTTAGAGGCGGAAGGGTGAAAGACCTACCGGGAGTACGTTACCACATCGTAAGAGGTGCATTAGACACAGCTGGTGTAAATGGAAGAACACAGAGAAGATCTAAGTACGGAGCTAAGAGACCTAAACCAGGACAAGCTGCTGCAGCACCTGCAAAAGGAAAGAAAAAATAA
- the rpsG gene encoding 30S ribosomal protein S7: MRKTKAKKRPLLPDPKFNDQLVTRFVNNLMLDGKKSIAFKIFYDALDIVETKKGETEKTALEIWKDALTNVMPHVEVRSRRVGGANFQIPMPIRADRKISMAMKWLISYSKKRNDKSMALKLANEVVAASREEGAAFKKKTDTHKMAEANKAFSHFKF; the protein is encoded by the coding sequence ATGAGAAAGACAAAAGCGAAAAAAAGACCGTTGTTACCAGATCCGAAGTTTAATGATCAATTGGTAACGAGATTCGTAAACAACTTAATGCTAGACGGTAAGAAGTCTATCGCATTCAAAATTTTCTATGATGCATTAGATATCGTAGAAACTAAAAAAGGAGAAACTGAAAAAACTGCACTTGAAATCTGGAAAGATGCATTAACAAACGTTATGCCTCACGTAGAAGTACGTTCTAGAAGAGTAGGTGGAGCTAACTTCCAGATTCCTATGCCAATCAGAGCTGATAGAAAAATTTCTATGGCAATGAAATGGTTAATTAGCTACTCTAAAAAGAGAAATGATAAGTCTATGGCTTTGAAATTAGCTAATGAAGTTGTAGCTGCTTCAAGAGAAGAAGGTGCAGCTTTCAAAAAGAAAACTGATACTCACAAAATGGCGGAAGCTAACAAAGCGTTTTCACACTTTAAATTCTAA
- the fusA gene encoding elongation factor G produces the protein MGRDLKFTRNIGIAAHIDAGKTTTTERILFYTGVNHKIGEVHDGASTMDWMEQEAERGITITSAATTCSWNFPTDQGKALPETKPYHFNIIDTPGHVDFTVEVNRSLRVLDGLVFLFSAVDGVEPQSETNWRLADNYKVARMGFVNKMDRQGADFLNVVNQVKEMLGSNAVPIVLPIGAEEDFKGVVDLIKNRAIIWDEAGQGATFEVVPIPEDMKDEVLEYREKLVEAVSEYDETLMEKFFEDPDSITEEEINAALRAATIDLSIIPMTCGSSFKNKGVQFMLDAVCKYLPSPLDKDDIKGTDPRTDAEITRKPSVDEPFAALAFKIATDPFVGRLAFFRAYSGRLDAGSYILNSRSGDKERISRIYQMHANKQNPVEYIEAGDIGAAVGFKSIKTGDTMCDEKNPIVLESMVFPDPVIGIAVEPKTKADQDKMGNALAKLAEEDPTFTVRTDEASGQTIISGMGELHLDIIVDRMKREFKVEVNQGQPQVEYKENLTKVAQHREVYKKQSGGKGKFADIVFELGPADEGKVGLEFINEIKGGNVPREFVPAIEKGFKAAMKNGPLAGFEVEGIKVTLKDGSFHAVDSDALSFEMAAKLGFKEAGKAAKPVIMEPIMKLEVVTPEEYMGNIIGDLNKRRGTISGQEEKNGAVVIKGSVPLSEMFGYVTTLRTLSSGRATSSMELEKYAPTPQNVAEEIIAKAKG, from the coding sequence ATGGGTAGAGATCTTAAATTTACAAGAAATATTGGTATTGCTGCTCACATTGATGCGGGTAAAACTACCACTACAGAAAGGATTTTATTCTATACAGGTGTAAACCACAAAATTGGAGAGGTTCACGATGGTGCTTCTACAATGGACTGGATGGAGCAGGAAGCAGAAAGAGGTATTACTATTACTTCAGCTGCAACTACTTGTTCTTGGAACTTTCCAACTGACCAAGGAAAAGCTTTACCAGAAACTAAGCCTTACCACTTCAACATCATCGATACACCGGGACACGTTGACTTCACAGTAGAAGTAAACAGATCTTTAAGAGTGTTAGATGGATTGGTATTCTTATTCTCTGCAGTAGATGGAGTAGAGCCTCAGTCTGAAACAAACTGGAGACTTGCTGACAACTACAAAGTAGCGAGAATGGGATTCGTAAACAAAATGGACAGACAAGGTGCTGACTTCCTTAACGTGGTAAACCAGGTTAAAGAAATGTTAGGATCTAACGCAGTTCCAATCGTTTTACCAATCGGTGCTGAAGAAGATTTCAAAGGTGTTGTTGACTTAATTAAAAACAGAGCGATCATCTGGGATGAAGCAGGACAAGGAGCTACTTTCGAAGTAGTGCCAATTCCTGAAGATATGAAAGATGAAGTTCTTGAATATAGAGAGAAATTAGTAGAAGCTGTTTCTGAATATGACGAAACTTTGATGGAGAAATTCTTTGAAGATCCGGATTCAATTACAGAAGAAGAAATCAATGCTGCATTGAGAGCTGCTACTATCGATTTATCTATTATCCCAATGACTTGTGGTTCTTCATTCAAAAATAAAGGAGTACAGTTTATGCTGGATGCAGTATGTAAATACTTGCCTTCTCCATTGGATAAAGATGATATCAAAGGTACTGATCCAAGAACAGACGCTGAAATTACAAGAAAGCCATCTGTAGATGAGCCTTTCGCAGCTCTGGCATTTAAGATTGCTACTGACCCGTTCGTGGGAAGACTGGCATTCTTCAGAGCTTACTCTGGAAGACTGGATGCAGGTTCTTACATCTTGAACTCTCGTTCAGGAGATAAAGAAAGAATCTCAAGAATCTATCAGATGCACGCTAACAAGCAAAACCCGGTAGAATATATTGAAGCTGGTGATATTGGTGCAGCAGTAGGATTCAAGTCTATCAAAACTGGTGATACGATGTGTGATGAGAAAAACCCAATCGTTCTTGAATCGATGGTTTTCCCTGATCCGGTAATCGGTATCGCTGTTGAGCCTAAAACTAAAGCTGACCAGGATAAAATGGGTAACGCTCTGGCTAAATTGGCTGAAGAAGATCCAACGTTTACTGTAAGAACTGACGAGGCTTCTGGACAAACGATCATCTCTGGTATGGGTGAGCTTCACTTAGATATCATTGTAGACCGTATGAAGAGAGAATTCAAGGTTGAAGTAAACCAAGGACAACCTCAGGTAGAGTACAAAGAAAACTTAACAAAAGTTGCTCAACACAGAGAAGTTTACAAAAAACAATCTGGTGGTAAAGGTAAATTTGCTGACATTGTATTTGAACTAGGACCTGCAGACGAAGGTAAAGTTGGTTTAGAATTCATCAATGAGATCAAAGGTGGTAACGTTCCTAGAGAATTCGTTCCTGCTATTGAAAAAGGATTTAAAGCTGCAATGAAGAACGGTCCATTGGCTGGTTTCGAAGTTGAAGGTATTAAAGTTACTCTTAAAGATGGATCTTTCCACGCAGTGGATTCTGACGCTCTTTCTTTCGAAATGGCTGCTAAGCTAGGATTTAAAGAAGCTGGTAAAGCTGCTAAACCGGTAATTATGGAGCCTATTATGAAACTGGAAGTTGTAACTCCGGAAGAATATATGGGTAACATCATTGGTGACCTTAACAAGAGAAGAGGTACTATCAGTGGCCAGGAAGAGAAAAACGGAGCTGTTGTAATCAAAGGTTCTGTTCCACTTTCTGAAATGTTTGGATACGTAACTACTCTAAGAACACTTTCATCAGGAAGAGCTACTTCTTCTATGGAATTAGAGAAATACGCACCAACTCCACAAAACGTTGCTGAAGAAATCATAGCTAAAGCAAAAGGTTAA
- the rpsJ gene encoding 30S ribosomal protein S10 has translation MSQRIRIKLKSYDYNLVDKSAEKIVKTVKATGAVVNGPIPLPTNKRIFTVLRSPHVNKKAREQFQLSAHKRLMDIYSSSSKTVDALMKLELPSGVDVEIKV, from the coding sequence ATGTCACAAAGAATCAGAATAAAACTAAAATCTTACGATTACAACTTGGTAGACAAGTCTGCTGAGAAAATCGTAAAAACGGTAAAGGCTACTGGTGCTGTTGTAAACGGTCCAATTCCATTGCCAACGAATAAGAGAATCTTCACAGTGTTGAGATCTCCGCACGTAAATAAGAAAGCAAGAGAGCAGTTCCAATTATCAGCTCACAAGAGACTAATGGATATCTACTCTTCTTCTTCTAAGACTGTTGATGCTCTAATGAAATTAGAACTTCCTTCAGGTGTAGACGTTGAAATTAAAGTGTGA
- a CDS encoding TonB-dependent receptor domain-containing protein has translation MFRTVSFSLLVLGSALASGQKTKDTLKSNQINEVVITGSGYAQKIKDTPATISVISQADLKKRAYRDITDALQDVPGVFVTGGGSTSDFSIRGAESGQTLVLIDGKRINTRETRPNSDGPGIEQGWMPPLETIERIEVVKGPMSSLYGSDAMGGVINIITKKLSEGWRGSVGTSLIQQVHKESGNTYQIDGYAAGSLVKNLLQMKVTGSYSDRNEDKFVGGFTERVIKAFGTEFSLTPNTKNTFKLSYDYNRQERNQNPGYSLGPKAKSSRNNYERNVLALSHKGDYSNFHTNSYIQYDNTNNPNRDMRYETLSAYSLNNFNIKDHVISFGAEYRYEKLNDLGNKMKSENGEVVTKLTRWNWSAFAEGNWKIVDKLHLVTGARLDNDENYGSNFTPRGYLVWSATHNFTFKGGASWGYKAPGLRAVNPGWGQVTGGGTQDGVIIGNKDLKPEKSFNQELTVMFEDNKKVINLSVTGFNTDFKNKLVEVRKCNNSEECKQFEALYNHIYDFISTRENLGKANSMGLEANLGVNVSKDIVLKANYTYTDTKIKSDEIPALYNKPYARIPKHMANVNLSWKANDSFEFWSRGNYRSESQPGVNRGKAQEYPIPSYFLLDLGTVYRLNKQVRFTFGVYNLLDKDIRNDTTDPANNFGFRIDGIRYQFGANYFF, from the coding sequence ATGTTTAGAACAGTATCTTTTTCCTTACTTGTTTTAGGATCAGCTTTGGCAAGCGGTCAGAAAACAAAGGACACGTTAAAAAGTAACCAGATTAATGAAGTAGTAATAACGGGTTCAGGGTATGCTCAGAAGATCAAAGACACTCCGGCAACTATTTCAGTGATTTCTCAGGCAGACCTTAAAAAAAGAGCTTACAGGGATATTACGGATGCCTTACAAGATGTTCCGGGAGTTTTCGTTACTGGAGGAGGAAGTACAAGTGATTTCTCAATAAGAGGAGCTGAATCTGGCCAGACATTAGTTTTAATAGATGGTAAAAGAATCAATACAAGAGAAACAAGGCCTAACTCTGACGGTCCTGGTATTGAGCAGGGTTGGATGCCGCCACTGGAAACGATTGAAAGAATCGAAGTGGTAAAAGGACCAATGTCTTCCTTATACGGCTCTGATGCAATGGGCGGAGTAATCAATATCATCACTAAGAAACTGAGTGAAGGTTGGAGAGGATCCGTTGGAACAAGTTTAATACAGCAGGTACATAAAGAATCAGGGAATACCTACCAGATTGACGGTTATGCTGCAGGTTCTTTAGTGAAAAACCTGCTTCAGATGAAAGTTACTGGAAGTTATTCAGACAGAAATGAAGATAAATTTGTAGGTGGATTTACCGAAAGGGTGATCAAAGCTTTTGGTACAGAGTTCAGTCTTACTCCCAATACAAAAAATACCTTTAAGTTAAGTTACGATTATAACCGTCAGGAAAGAAACCAGAATCCGGGTTATTCGTTAGGACCAAAAGCAAAGAGTTCACGCAATAACTACGAGAGGAATGTATTGGCACTAAGCCATAAAGGAGATTATTCAAATTTTCATACCAATTCTTATATCCAGTATGATAATACCAACAACCCCAACAGGGATATGAGATACGAAACTCTTTCAGCGTATAGCCTTAACAATTTCAATATTAAAGATCATGTAATCAGTTTTGGAGCAGAATACAGGTATGAAAAACTGAATGATCTGGGAAACAAGATGAAGTCGGAAAATGGGGAAGTAGTAACAAAACTTACCCGTTGGAACTGGTCAGCTTTTGCAGAAGGAAACTGGAAGATAGTTGATAAACTACATCTGGTTACGGGAGCCCGTTTGGATAATGATGAGAACTATGGATCCAACTTTACACCAAGAGGATATTTAGTATGGAGTGCTACCCATAACTTTACTTTTAAAGGAGGGGCTTCGTGGGGATATAAAGCACCAGGGCTGAGAGCTGTAAACCCGGGATGGGGACAGGTAACCGGTGGCGGAACCCAGGACGGGGTAATCATTGGAAACAAAGACCTTAAACCGGAAAAAAGCTTTAACCAGGAGTTAACAGTGATGTTTGAAGATAATAAGAAAGTGATTAACCTAAGCGTAACAGGATTTAATACAGACTTTAAAAACAAACTTGTTGAAGTTAGAAAATGTAACAACAGTGAAGAATGTAAACAGTTTGAAGCCCTATACAATCATATTTATGACTTCATCTCAACAAGAGAAAATCTTGGTAAAGCAAACAGCATGGGGCTTGAGGCCAATCTTGGAGTAAATGTATCAAAGGATATCGTATTGAAAGCCAACTATACCTATACAGATACGAAGATTAAATCTGATGAAATTCCGGCATTGTATAATAAACCGTATGCAAGAATTCCTAAACATATGGCCAATGTAAACCTATCATGGAAAGCCAATGACAGTTTTGAATTCTGGTCAAGAGGAAACTACAGAAGTGAAAGTCAGCCGGGGGTTAACAGGGGAAAAGCGCAGGAATATCCAATTCCGTCTTACTTCTTATTAGATTTAGGAACGGTATATAGGCTAAACAAACAAGTTCGTTTTACATTTGGGGTGTACAACCTGCTGGATAAAGATATCCGTAATGATACAACAGATCCGGCGAACAACTTTGGTTTCAGAATTGATGGAATAAGGTATCAGTTTGGAGCCAATTATTTCTTCTAG